In a single window of the Leisingera daeponensis DSM 23529 genome:
- a CDS encoding putative DNA modification/repair radical SAM protein translates to MSKMSVQDKLAILSDAAKYDASCASSGSSKRDSRDGKGLGSNTGAGICHAYAPDGRCISLLKILMTNFCIYDCAYCINRVSSNVPRARFTPDEVVKLTVEFYRRNYIEGLFLSSGIIRSPDATMSDMVQIARKLREEENFRGYIHLKTIPDAAPELIAEAGRLADRLSINVELPTDASVRQHAPEKKPEQIRKAMADVRLRGEAAKDRSHTGKRPPRFAPAGQSTQVIVGADGSSDAVILGQSTRLYGSYGLRRVYYSAFSPIPDASARLPLVSPPLVREHRLYQADWLLRFYGFGLEEITSAAPDGNLDLEIDPKLAWALAHRGLFPLDVNRASREELLRVPGFGVRTVNRILSTRRHRALRYEDLQRMGALLKKARPFITAVGWTPGALADTADLRARFAPPPEQLSLF, encoded by the coding sequence ATGTCCAAGATGAGTGTTCAAGACAAGCTCGCGATTCTGAGCGATGCGGCCAAATACGACGCCTCCTGCGCCTCCTCGGGGTCCAGCAAGCGCGACTCGCGCGATGGCAAGGGGCTGGGGTCGAACACCGGGGCGGGGATCTGCCATGCCTATGCGCCGGACGGGCGCTGCATCAGCCTGCTGAAGATCCTGATGACCAATTTCTGCATCTATGACTGCGCCTATTGCATCAACCGGGTGTCGTCGAACGTGCCGCGGGCGCGGTTCACCCCGGATGAGGTGGTCAAGCTGACGGTGGAGTTCTACCGGCGCAATTATATCGAGGGGCTGTTCCTGTCGTCGGGCATCATCCGCTCGCCCGATGCCACGATGTCGGACATGGTGCAGATCGCGCGCAAGCTGCGGGAGGAGGAGAACTTCCGCGGCTATATCCATCTGAAGACGATCCCCGACGCGGCGCCGGAGCTGATTGCCGAGGCCGGGCGGCTGGCGGACCGGCTGTCGATCAACGTGGAGCTGCCGACCGATGCCTCGGTGCGCCAGCACGCGCCCGAGAAGAAGCCGGAGCAGATCCGCAAGGCAATGGCCGATGTGCGGCTGCGCGGCGAGGCCGCCAAGGACCGCAGCCATACCGGCAAGCGGCCGCCGCGGTTTGCGCCCGCCGGGCAGTCGACGCAGGTGATCGTGGGGGCCGATGGCTCCAGCGATGCGGTGATCCTGGGGCAGTCCACCCGGCTGTATGGCAGTTACGGGCTGCGCAGGGTCTATTATTCGGCGTTTTCGCCGATCCCCGATGCCTCGGCCCGGCTGCCGCTGGTCAGCCCGCCGCTGGTGCGCGAGCACCGGCTGTATCAGGCGGACTGGCTGCTGCGGTTTTACGGCTTTGGCCTGGAGGAGATCACCAGCGCGGCGCCGGACGGCAACCTGGATCTGGAGATCGACCCCAAGCTGGCCTGGGCGCTGGCGCACCGGGGGCTGTTTCCGCTGGATGTGAACCGGGCCAGCCGCGAGGAGCTGCTGCGGGTGCCGGGGTTCGGGGTCCGGACCGTGAACCGGATCCTCAGCACCCGGCGGCACCGCGCCCTGCGCTATGAGGATCTGCAGCGGATGGGGGCGCTGCTGAAGAAGGCGCGCCCGTTCATCACCGCCGTGGGCTGGACCCCCGGGGCGCTGGCGGACACCGCCGATCTGCGGGCGCGGTTCGCGCCGCCGCCCGAGCAGCTGAGCCTGTTCTGA
- a CDS encoding UdgX family uracil-DNA binding protein (This protein belongs to the uracil DNA glycosylase superfamily, members of which act in excision repair of DNA. However, it belongs more specifically to UdgX branch, whose founding member was found to bind uracil in DNA (where it does not belong), without cleaving it, appears to promote DNA repair by a pathway involving RecA, rather than base excision.), with protein sequence MQVVRLPAIGTAAAWRDAARGYLSAGVPPEDLRWHCGEEADAGLFDTAAQPPAPARPVAVPRSFVSLAESVTWHSDPARFDRLYAFLWRLKDAPQLMSDRGDAQLAHLRRMEKAVHRCQHKMKAFVRFRETGSPEAARRSFAAWFEPEHRTVEPTAPFFARRFGDMDWRILTPDVCAVFEGGVLRFEPGAPKPGLPEDASEGLWLTYFRNIFNPARLKVKAMQSEMPKKYWRNLPEAAAIPELIATAPARARAMAEAAPTLPPARTARVQAAAEQAAAEHWAGPQDGLAAALAGCTRCPLHCAATQAVPGEGPQDAALMLVGEQPGDREDLTGRPFVGPAGQLLDAVAAEAGVAREAVYLTNAVKHFKFRPQGRRRMHQRPDAGEVQRCRWWLDAEVKLVRPRLIVAMGATAALALTGRGEQLMARRGTVETSRQGVPVLLTLHPAHILRTPDPAAQARLRGLLRSDLAAARERAGLADAAAQAGLAGQGA encoded by the coding sequence ATGCAGGTGGTGCGCCTGCCCGCGATCGGCACCGCGGCTGCCTGGCGGGACGCCGCGCGCGGTTATCTGAGCGCCGGGGTGCCGCCTGAGGATTTGCGCTGGCACTGCGGTGAAGAGGCTGATGCGGGGCTGTTTGACACCGCTGCACAGCCGCCCGCGCCTGCGCGGCCCGTTGCGGTGCCGCGCAGTTTCGTGAGCCTGGCGGAAAGTGTCACCTGGCATTCGGATCCGGCGCGGTTTGACCGGCTGTATGCGTTCTTGTGGCGGCTGAAGGACGCGCCGCAGCTGATGAGCGACCGGGGCGATGCGCAGCTGGCGCATCTGCGGCGGATGGAAAAGGCGGTGCACCGCTGCCAGCACAAGATGAAGGCCTTTGTCCGGTTCCGCGAAACCGGCAGCCCGGAGGCGGCGCGGCGCAGCTTTGCCGCCTGGTTCGAGCCGGAGCACCGCACGGTCGAGCCGACGGCGCCGTTCTTTGCCCGCCGGTTCGGGGACATGGACTGGCGCATCCTGACGCCGGATGTCTGTGCGGTGTTCGAGGGCGGCGTGCTGCGGTTTGAGCCGGGCGCGCCCAAGCCCGGCCTGCCGGAGGATGCGAGCGAGGGGCTGTGGCTGACCTACTTCCGCAACATCTTCAACCCGGCGCGGCTGAAGGTGAAGGCGATGCAGTCGGAGATGCCGAAGAAATACTGGCGCAACCTGCCGGAGGCGGCGGCGATACCGGAGCTGATCGCCACCGCGCCTGCGCGGGCGCGGGCGATGGCAGAGGCGGCGCCGACGCTGCCGCCTGCCCGCACCGCGCGGGTGCAGGCGGCGGCGGAGCAGGCCGCAGCGGAGCATTGGGCCGGGCCGCAGGACGGTCTGGCGGCGGCGCTGGCGGGCTGCACCCGCTGCCCGCTGCATTGCGCCGCCACCCAGGCGGTGCCGGGCGAAGGCCCGCAGGATGCCGCGCTGATGCTGGTGGGCGAGCAGCCGGGCGACCGCGAGGATCTGACCGGGCGGCCCTTCGTTGGTCCTGCCGGGCAGCTTCTGGATGCGGTTGCCGCCGAAGCCGGGGTGGCGCGGGAGGCGGTGTATCTGACCAATGCGGTGAAGCATTTCAAGTTCCGCCCCCAGGGCCGCCGCCGCATGCATCAGCGCCCGGATGCGGGCGAGGTGCAGCGCTGCCGGTGGTGGCTGGACGCCGAAGTCAAACTGGTGCGGCCGCGGCTGATCGTGGCGATGGGCGCCACGGCGGCGCTGGCGCTGACCGGCCGCGGCGAGCAGCTTATGGCGCGGCGCGGCACGGTGGAAACCAGCCGCCAGGGGGTGCCGGTGCTGCTGACGCTGC